One genomic window of Oncorhynchus clarkii lewisi isolate Uvic-CL-2024 chromosome 5, UVic_Ocla_1.0, whole genome shotgun sequence includes the following:
- the c5h9orf78 gene encoding splicing factor C9orf78 homolog has protein sequence MPSGKNFRRRRESSSDEEEDEITAEVRSKLDEAKELQSLRKRQTGVSVAALLEGEKLRLDEGGDNDPFKLKTGGVVDMKKVKDRARDMTDDDTGDLNLGTSFSAETNRRDEDADMMKYIETELKKKKGLVEAEEQKVKVKNAEDLLYELPENIRVNSAKKTEEMLSNQMLSGIPEVDLGIDAKIKNIIFTEEAKAKLLQDQRNKKKDNGTSFVPTNIAVNYVQHNRFYREDVNAPQRHHNRHKPKEPEARPLRVGDTEKPGPEAVEPANHRKRPNNEKATDDYHYEKFKKMNRRY, from the exons ATGCCGTCGGGAAAAAACTTTAGAAGGAGAAGGGAAAGCTCTTCGGATGAAGAGGAAGACGAGATAACAGCTGAAGTTAG ATCGAAACTGGACGAAGCTAAAGAACTTCAGAGTTTACGGAAAAGACAGACTGGAGTTAG CGTGGCCGCATTGTTGGAGGGGGAGAAACTTCGCTTGGACGAAGGGGGTGAT AATGACCCTTTTAAATTGAAGACAGGGGGGGTTGTTGACATGAAAAAAGTTAAAGACCGGGCCAGAGACAT GACCGATGACGACACAGGGGACCTTAATCTGGGCACCTCTTTCTCTGCCGAGACCAACAGACGAGATGAAGATGCCGACAT GATGAAGTACATTGAGACAGagctgaagaagaagaagggctTGGTGGAAGCGGAGGAGCAGAAGGTAAAAGTGAAGAACGCTGAGGACCTCCTGTACGAGCTGCCGGAGAACATCCGAGTCAACTCGGCCAAGAAGACTGAAGAGATGTTGTCCAATCAGATGCTGAGTGGGATCCCCGAAGTTGACCTTGGCATTGA TGCTAAGATAAAGAACATCATCTTCACAGAGGAGGCCAAGGCCAAGCTGCTACAGGATCAGAGGAACAAGAAGAAGGACAACGGTACCTCCTTCGTCCCCACCAACATCGCTGTCAACTACGTCCAGCACAACCGCT TCTACCGTGAAGATGTGAACGCCccacagagacaccacaacaGACACAAACCAAAGGAGCCAGAGGCCAGGCCTCTTCGTGTGGGTGACACAGAGAAACCAGGACCAGAGG CTGTGGAACCAGCCAACCATCGTAAGAGGCCTAACAATGAGAAGGCCACGGACGACTACCACTACGAGAAGTTCAAGAAGATGAACCGTAGATACTGA